Sequence from the Methanobacterium alkalithermotolerans genome:
ACCGGATGCCAGTCTATACTATCTTCTGAGGGTATAATCAGAATCAACTTACCGGCCTTACTGGGGGTATCCAAACAGGAATTAAAAAAAGTTAGTTACCACTTTGGAGTTAAAAAAGTTGCTGGTTTTGGCTGTCCTCTTTTAGGGGAAGTTGAGAAAAAATTTCCACACATGAGTCGTTATTCCATCCAGAGAGTGTTAAGAGAAACCCGTTCAGGAGCTTTAGAGCCAGGTGAAGCACTGGAACTTATATGGAGTTCATGTAAACACTTTAAGTAAACCATATATAACCAGAAATATTCCTACCAGATAACCCACCAGGAAGGGGTAAATTAACATTAATATACCAATTAATACCGCCAGAAGTCCAATCATTTTAGGGTCAGTTTTTGTATCCATATATATTATTA
This genomic interval carries:
- a CDS encoding DUF3096 domain-containing protein; the encoded protein is MDTKTDPKMIGLLAVLIGILMLIYPFLVGYLVGIFLVIYGLLKVFT